One window of Arthrobacter oryzae genomic DNA carries:
- a CDS encoding META domain-containing protein: MTTRCGPLGGQATITGNTLTVRNIATGAMGCAGDVGEQHLWVMEFLKRPIELTFSQGTFSWKSGTDTLSFKSE; the protein is encoded by the coding sequence GTGACTACCAGATGCGGCCCCCTGGGCGGGCAGGCGACGATCACCGGGAACACGCTTACTGTCAGGAACATTGCCACCGGAGCGATGGGGTGCGCGGGCGATGTCGGCGAACAGCATCTGTGGGTGATGGAGTTCCTGAAGCGGCCCATCGAACTGACATTCAGCCAGGGCACTTTCAGCTGGAAGAGCGGAACGGACACACTCAGCTTCAAAAGCGAGTAA
- a CDS encoding DUF1349 domain-containing protein, producing the protein MGSVNGQSPLCWMCHCLNRAYGRNDRLRGSDVTQVIKEAHDSWDRGRWRNPPVRVVADGRTLRVTAAENSDAWRHTSYGFVHDSAHALLAPLPAEGAVEVSFLLNYTEQFDQAGIYLHVSEFSWIKAGVEVSDGVPQVGAVVTHGVSDWSVAPVPEWINREITVRLSRAGNAVTIRARAGDESFRLIRVAPLDETVSAEVGPFCASPTRANLTTTFTRWVETDTDATLHPEHD; encoded by the coding sequence ATGGGATCGGTCAACGGGCAATCGCCGTTGTGTTGGATGTGCCACTGCTTGAATAGGGCTTACGGACGGAACGATCGACTTAGGGGATCTGACGTGACACAAGTGATAAAGGAAGCACACGATTCCTGGGACCGGGGAAGGTGGCGCAACCCGCCCGTGCGTGTCGTCGCGGATGGTCGGACTCTGCGGGTAACCGCAGCCGAGAACAGTGACGCGTGGAGGCACACCTCGTACGGCTTCGTCCATGACAGCGCGCATGCCCTGTTGGCACCGCTGCCCGCTGAGGGGGCGGTGGAGGTTTCATTCCTTCTGAATTACACCGAGCAGTTCGACCAGGCGGGGATCTATCTTCACGTTTCGGAATTTTCTTGGATCAAGGCCGGCGTGGAGGTGTCCGACGGAGTCCCACAGGTTGGGGCCGTCGTAACACATGGGGTCTCCGACTGGTCGGTGGCACCTGTCCCTGAGTGGATCAATCGGGAAATCACAGTGCGGCTGAGCAGGGCCGGTAACGCCGTCACCATCAGGGCCCGCGCCGGGGATGAGTCTTTCCGGCTCATCCGCGTTGCTCCTCTGGATGAAACAGTAAGTGCCGAGGTCGGCCCATTTTGTGCCTCGCCCACTCGGGCTAACCTCACGACCACCTTCACCCGATGGGTTGAGACCGATACAGATGCAACCCTGCACCCTGAACACGACTAA